In Ascaphus truei isolate aAscTru1 chromosome 12, aAscTru1.hap1, whole genome shotgun sequence, the following are encoded in one genomic region:
- the LOC142463869 gene encoding uncharacterized protein LOC142463869 → MLLLYIVAPGGHVSPEMEQVSSPGSASSTLLEEHHGDEDDEYDEDDATEETEIQSCDHEEVPIETVVPPNRPSTSTYDAIVASEGKIVDAENRRHSDMMTVLERMIGLQEETVSQLAHLHRVFIEVPKQLQKINTSFEALVVQQTQANYWRMTNVPQFNTSQPGSVHAGQFSPHSSDIHSPGPNVTGQVADIAVQVPDDILPLPSVQIQQQTPTKEATKTKQDTHETDQPSLVQCLPTCSHVSLGTSPVREQSLPKSPVGESLPKSPVGESLPKSPVGESLPKSPVGESLPKSPVGESLPKSPVGESLPKSPVGESLATSPVGESLATSPVGEQSLATSPAREVPEATQSGSVVPKVGGKRKRKIQETTSRPVTRSQKEQKK, encoded by the exons atgttattgttatatatagttgcccctggaggacatgtgtcacctgagatggaacaagtgtcttcacctgggtcagccagctcaacactactagaag aacatcatggtgatgaggatgatgagtatgatgaggatgacgccacagaagagactgaaatacaatcatgtgaccatgaagaggtgccaatagaaactgttgtaccgccaaatcgtccatcaacttccacatacgatgcaattgtagcttcagagggaaaaatagtggacgcagaaaatcgtcgccattcagacatgatgacagtgctggaaaggatgattggactgcaggaagaaacagtatcacaattggcacatctccacagagtcttcattgaagtgcctaaacagttgcaaaaaatcaacacctcattcgaagcattagttgttcagcaaacacaagctaattactggagaatgactaatgtaccacaattcaacacctcccagccaggatctgttcatgcaggtcagttttcaccacattcatctgatattcattcaccaggcccaaatgttaccggtcaagtagcagacattgctgtgcaggttcctgatgacatcctaccgctgccatctgtacaaattcagcagcagacacctacaaaggaggcgacaaaaacaaaacaagacacacatgaaacagaccaaccatcacttgtgcagtgtctaccaacttgctcacatgtgtcactgggcacaagccctgtccgtgaacagtcactacccaaaagccctgtaggtgagtcgctgcccaaaagccctgtaggtgaatcgctgcccaaaagccctgtaggtgagtcgctgcccaaaagccctgtaggtgaatcgctgcccaaaagccctgtaggtgaatcgctgcccaaaagccctgtaggtgaatcactgcccaaaagccctgtaggtgagtcactggccacaagccctgtaggtgagtcactggccacaagccccgtaggtgaacagtcactggccacaagccctgcccgtgaagtgccagaggccactcaaagtggctctgttgtgcctaaagttggtggcaaaagaaaaaggaaaattcaagagacaacaagcaggcctgttactcgctcgcaaaaggaacaaaaaaaataa